One genomic window of Anaplasma centrale str. Israel includes the following:
- the metK gene encoding methionine adenosyltransferase, with product MFRINNSGGDYFLTSESVSHGHPDKIADRISDEVLDHFLAKNPYAHVAVETLVTRDNVVVAGEVCGADVDPRAIEDIVRKAVREIGYSLPGFHWNTINVLILMHEQSPDIILGVNTGRRKKGAGDQGVMYGYAVNETCSLIPAPIFYSHLVLKNIASAIDEGRISGLGPDAKTEITLLYSNRKPVKVLRAVLSIQHEEGMTQRDVRDLVYPHFVAAIPEGWMCKDEDFLVNPTGRFVVGGPVGDSGMTGRKIMVDTYGGHIPHGGGAFSGKDPSKVDRSAAYMARYIAKNVVQAGLATECLVQMSYAIGVPTPLTFGVDTMGTGLVHDECMEKYLEANVDLSISGICDHLSLFEQTYAPTACYGHFGRNPGESFSWERLDLSLDMARAFGLRCKECV from the coding sequence GTGTTTCGTATAAATAACTCGGGTGGGGATTACTTTCTCACGAGTGAGTCGGTGTCTCATGGCCATCCGGATAAAATAGCCGATCGGATTTCAGATGAAGTATTAGACCATTTTTTGGCGAAGAATCCGTACGCCCATGTTGCAGTAGAGACGTTAGTTACCCGAGATAACGTAGTTGTTGCAGGGGAGGTCTGCGGTGCAGATGTAGATCCGAGAGCGATTGAAGATATAGTGCGAAAGGCGGTTAGAGAGATAGGGTACAGCCTTCCTGGGTTTCACTGGAACACGATAAATGTTCTGATACTAATGCATGAACAATCTCCAGATATCATCCTTGGTGTAAATACGGGAAGGAGGAAAAAAGGTGCAGGTGACCAGGGAGTAATGTACGGCTATGCGGTAAATGAGACGTGTTCTCTCATACCTGCACCAATATTCTACTCACACCTTGTGTTAAAAAATATTGCCTCGGCCATAGATGAGGGGAGGATATCCGGCTTGGGACCAGATGCCAAAACTGAAATCACGCTACTATACTCAAACCGCAAGCCGGTGAAGGTTTTGAGGGCGGTGCTGTCCATCCAGCACGAGGAGGGAATGACCCAACGGGATGTTAGGGACCTGGTATATCCGCATTTTGTTGCTGCGATTCCGGAGGGTTGGATGTGTAAGGATGAAGATTTTCTTGTAAACCCGACCGGTAGATTCGTAGTTGGGGGGCCTGTAGGTGATTCTGGTATGACTGGGAGAAAAATCATGGTTGATACCTACGGCGGGCACATACCGCACGGTGGAGGTGCTTTTTCAGGTAAGGATCCTAGCAAAGTCGATAGATCTGCAGCATATATGGCGAGATACATAGCCAAAAATGTAGTCCAAGCCGGACTCGCTACTGAGTGCCTGGTTCAGATGTCTTACGCGATAGGGGTTCCAACACCGCTGACTTTTGGTGTAGACACCATGGGAACCGGCTTGGTCCATGATGAGTGCATGGAGAAGTATCTGGAGGCGAATGTAGATCTTTCCATAAGCGGTATATGTGACCATTTATCGTTGTTTGAGCAGACTTATGCTCCCACGGCATGCTACGGGCACTTTGGTCGAAATCCTGGGGAAAGTTTCTCCTGGGAAAGGCTTGACCTATCTCTTGATATGGCTAGAGCTTTTGGTCTAAGATGCAAGGAATGCGTTTAG
- a CDS encoding FtsW/RodA/SpoVE family cell cycle protein: MQGMRLGANAIDLFRLLSVFFNRWYRSVDKPLLLSFFTISIISLTLISSAGPVIESRVMLPKDYFLLRHLTYLCIALGIVVVYSMMNERLIIGTSFLLLFTCIVLLVYIAFWGVGVKGSKRWFFFLGLSVQPSEFAKTVFSIVNAWVLCRVRGKLRYVVSTAIYIVLVSLLLLQPDLSMFIMFSLIWGSQLFVYGISYISILAIMAFFLVGLLLCLFLFPYTKERVMTFFDPANHDHFQIWNSIRSFKTGKILGIGPGEGVVKLLLPDCHTDFIFSVAAEEFGAMLCMLILFILGYIATRAWFFAYSESDLFKLLSASGLFFQFSSQFMINVGVALNLLPTTGVALPFLSYGGSSLVSTSIMLGMLMAFYRMRSLERRIKLDA; this comes from the coding sequence ATGCAAGGAATGCGTTTAGGGGCAAATGCCATAGACCTATTTCGCTTGCTGAGCGTGTTTTTCAACCGGTGGTACAGATCGGTGGATAAGCCCCTGCTACTCTCATTTTTTACTATATCGATTATCAGTCTTACGCTTATCTCCTCTGCTGGGCCGGTAATTGAAAGTAGGGTAATGCTGCCAAAGGACTATTTTCTACTTCGGCACCTTACTTATCTCTGTATAGCGCTTGGTATTGTAGTGGTATACTCCATGATGAATGAGAGGCTCATAATTGGTACGTCCTTCCTATTACTTTTTACATGTATTGTTCTCTTGGTATATATAGCGTTCTGGGGAGTTGGGGTAAAGGGCTCAAAGAGGTGGTTTTTTTTCCTTGGTCTATCCGTTCAACCGTCTGAGTTTGCGAAAACGGTTTTCTCCATAGTCAATGCCTGGGTTCTGTGTAGGGTACGGGGAAAGTTGAGATATGTTGTTTCCACGGCCATTTACATTGTTCTAGTTTCGCTACTCCTATTGCAACCAGATCTTAGTATGTTCATTATGTTTTCTCTGATTTGGGGTAGCCAACTGTTTGTATACGGCATATCATACATATCAATACTCGCAATCATGGCGTTTTTTCTAGTCGGGTTGCTGTTGTGCCTGTTTCTGTTTCCATACACCAAGGAGCGGGTTATGACCTTTTTTGATCCGGCAAACCATGACCACTTTCAAATATGGAATTCTATAAGATCATTCAAAACCGGAAAAATACTTGGGATAGGCCCTGGGGAAGGGGTGGTCAAACTACTACTTCCAGATTGCCACACTGACTTCATATTCTCTGTTGCTGCTGAGGAGTTTGGCGCCATGCTGTGCATGCTCATCCTGTTTATCCTCGGATACATCGCCACCAGAGCATGGTTTTTTGCGTATAGCGAGAGCGACCTGTTCAAACTATTGTCAGCATCCGGTCTCTTTTTTCAATTCTCGTCCCAGTTTATGATAAACGTTGGAGTTGCGCTAAACTTACTACCCACCACTGGCGTCGCGCTACCATTTCTTAGTTACGGCGGGTCTTCGCTAGTTTCCACCAGCATAATGCTTGGTATGCTGATGGCGTTTTACAGAATGAGGTCTTTGGAACGAAGGATAAAACTCGACGCCTAG
- the elbB gene encoding isoprenoid biosynthesis glyoxalase ElbB yields MNCAVLLSGCGHMDGSEIRESVLVLLELDRLGVRFQCCAPDIQQCDVVNHVSKSSESQTARNILVESARIARGDIVNIKSLRVHEFDMLIVPGGFGVAKNFSNLVSQSGSVVVEDDVNSLIREFHRVRKAIGGVCIAPAIIAAALSELVKVKVTLGDDTDGIISRCGGEHVVCPTDGFVVDEENAVFSCSAYMRDDRLHRVHLGIQKMVEGMVKFCNSR; encoded by the coding sequence ATGAATTGCGCAGTGCTGCTGTCTGGATGTGGTCACATGGATGGCTCCGAGATACGCGAGTCTGTGCTCGTGTTGCTGGAGCTGGATAGGCTAGGAGTTAGGTTCCAGTGTTGCGCGCCAGACATTCAGCAGTGTGACGTAGTAAACCATGTGTCAAAATCCTCGGAGAGCCAAACAGCACGGAACATCCTAGTAGAGTCCGCACGGATTGCCCGGGGGGATATCGTCAACATAAAGAGTTTAAGGGTGCATGAGTTTGATATGCTCATAGTTCCTGGAGGGTTTGGTGTCGCAAAGAACTTCTCTAACTTGGTGTCCCAAAGCGGTAGTGTGGTCGTCGAGGATGACGTAAACTCCCTAATTCGTGAGTTTCATAGGGTAAGAAAAGCCATAGGTGGCGTGTGTATAGCTCCGGCAATTATAGCTGCAGCGTTGAGTGAGTTAGTAAAGGTGAAGGTCACACTTGGGGACGATACAGATGGGATAATATCCAGGTGTGGAGGGGAGCATGTTGTATGCCCTACTGATGGCTTCGTCGTAGATGAAGAAAACGCGGTTTTCTCCTGCTCGGCGTACATGCGCGATGACAGGCTTCATAGGGTGCATTTAGGCATCCAAAAAATGGTTGAGGGCATGGTAAAGTTTTGCAACAGCAGGTAG
- a CDS encoding type I glyceraldehyde-3-phosphate dehydrogenase, translating to MLRIGINGLGRIGRCLFRMLFENNIPDMELVAVNGSSSLELHKHLLKNDSVHGKFGSDIDIKDGGFFEVSGKTVKFFKEKQPQDIPWEDVGVNVVLECTGKFNNKESSELHLGGTVRKVVVSAPVTNADIQVIFGVNEGDIDGSHDVISVGSCTTNCAAHVVKAMDEAFGIEGGFVTTVHAYTNDQNHVDGSHKDLRRARACGLSMIPTTTGASIALEALFPRLSGKLSASSIRVPTPNVSVVDFAFVSSFKTTVELINGALLKAATARPDVLMASNEPLVSSDFNHTTYSAVFDLMETYANNGNVSRVLAWYDNEWAFAARMIDVSRELSRFL from the coding sequence ATGCTTAGGATTGGTATAAACGGCCTTGGTAGGATAGGAAGGTGCCTGTTTAGGATGCTATTTGAAAATAATATCCCGGATATGGAATTGGTAGCTGTGAACGGGTCTTCCAGCTTGGAATTGCACAAACATCTACTAAAAAATGATTCTGTGCATGGAAAGTTTGGGAGTGATATTGATATAAAGGATGGAGGCTTTTTTGAGGTTAGTGGCAAGACTGTTAAGTTTTTTAAGGAGAAGCAACCCCAGGATATTCCATGGGAAGACGTAGGGGTGAATGTGGTGCTGGAGTGTACGGGAAAATTTAACAATAAGGAATCCTCTGAGTTACACCTTGGGGGCACGGTGAGGAAGGTGGTGGTATCTGCTCCCGTTACCAATGCAGATATTCAGGTGATTTTTGGCGTGAACGAGGGGGATATAGATGGAAGTCACGACGTAATATCGGTTGGGTCATGTACCACAAACTGCGCAGCACATGTCGTTAAGGCTATGGATGAGGCTTTTGGGATAGAGGGTGGATTCGTCACCACAGTGCATGCGTACACGAACGATCAGAACCACGTGGATGGTAGCCACAAGGATCTTAGGAGGGCTCGTGCGTGCGGTCTTTCCATGATTCCCACAACCACAGGTGCTTCCATAGCCTTAGAGGCGTTATTTCCAAGGTTGTCCGGAAAGCTTTCTGCCTCTTCCATCAGGGTACCTACTCCGAATGTTTCAGTAGTAGACTTTGCTTTTGTTTCCTCTTTCAAGACGACTGTAGAATTGATCAATGGCGCTTTACTAAAGGCCGCCACCGCGCGCCCAGATGTACTCATGGCATCGAACGAGCCATTGGTCTCATCTGATTTCAATCACACGACTTATAGCGCGGTTTTCGACCTTATGGAGACTTATGCTAACAATGGAAATGTATCCAGAGTACTTGCTTGGTATGACAACGAATGGGCCTTTGCGGCGAGGATGATCGATGTTTCCAGGGAGTTGTCGCGGTTTTTGTAA
- the dnaX gene encoding DNA polymerase III subunit gamma/tau, with protein sequence MNLALKYRPRNFDDLVGQDVLVRILRNAFTIGSLSSPILMVGASGVGKTTCARIVSLCLNCVNGPTPDPCGLCHECVSIQNFTNPDVIEIDAASNTGVDDIRVLLENSSYLPASSRYKVYIIDEVHMLSISAFNALLKTLEDPAEHVRFVMATTEVRKVPVTVASRCHRLDLSKLTSDQLFTHLVEVAKKEGIEHDDEGLRLIAENASGSARNALFLLEQSAIYTRNKIRVTDVRVLLGCVDKSLAEDLVKCILLADASSALKVFRQLCSQSLPIAVLEGMQLIVYELCVASVSDGHKFDLGRDLLSTIKSSSTSFLSRVWQTMAHGLQEVKSADDTQRAGEMMVIRLCYLSDLPSPQRIAALFLSKGVGRAPIDAIKEKVEGATASYGCGMPGLEPCEIVGASGESASSGQDAGGAFKQQIDSNEHRAELAKKNGVNTHNRVYNPEEDEAVMGVMRDFEGASVVGCCDLISE encoded by the coding sequence GTGAATTTAGCTCTCAAGTACAGACCGCGCAACTTTGATGACCTTGTTGGTCAAGACGTTCTGGTGCGGATCTTAAGGAATGCATTCACTATCGGTTCTTTGAGTTCTCCCATTCTAATGGTGGGGGCGAGCGGAGTTGGTAAGACAACATGTGCGAGGATAGTCTCGCTTTGCCTTAACTGCGTCAATGGTCCCACCCCGGACCCCTGCGGTTTGTGCCATGAGTGTGTCTCCATACAAAACTTCACCAACCCAGACGTTATCGAAATAGATGCGGCAAGCAATACGGGCGTAGATGATATCAGGGTTCTGTTAGAAAACTCTAGTTATCTTCCCGCCTCGTCTAGATATAAAGTTTATATCATCGATGAAGTGCACATGCTCTCGATAAGCGCCTTTAACGCTTTATTAAAGACCTTAGAAGACCCGGCGGAGCACGTTAGGTTTGTTATGGCCACGACGGAAGTCAGAAAAGTTCCCGTTACTGTGGCCTCGAGATGTCACAGGTTGGATCTTTCCAAGCTGACCTCTGATCAGCTTTTTACTCATTTGGTTGAGGTTGCTAAGAAGGAGGGCATAGAACACGATGACGAGGGGCTACGCCTTATAGCGGAGAATGCTTCCGGATCGGCGAGGAATGCCCTATTCCTATTAGAGCAGTCTGCCATCTATACGAGGAACAAAATTCGCGTTACCGACGTCAGGGTGTTGCTTGGATGTGTGGATAAGAGCCTTGCTGAAGATTTAGTCAAGTGCATCCTACTTGCTGATGCTTCCTCAGCACTTAAGGTTTTTAGGCAATTGTGCTCTCAAAGCCTACCGATTGCGGTTCTGGAGGGAATGCAGCTGATAGTATACGAGCTTTGTGTTGCCTCGGTGAGCGATGGGCACAAATTTGACTTGGGGCGTGATTTGCTATCCACTATTAAGTCCAGCTCCACCTCGTTTCTCTCCAGGGTATGGCAGACCATGGCCCATGGGTTGCAGGAGGTTAAAAGCGCTGATGACACACAGCGTGCCGGGGAGATGATGGTAATAAGGTTGTGCTACCTGAGTGATCTTCCATCCCCGCAGAGGATTGCCGCGCTTTTTCTCTCTAAGGGTGTGGGAAGAGCCCCAATAGACGCTATCAAAGAAAAAGTTGAGGGCGCTACTGCGTCATACGGTTGCGGAATGCCGGGATTGGAGCCCTGTGAAATCGTAGGCGCCAGCGGGGAAAGCGCTAGCTCCGGCCAAGATGCAGGTGGTGCATTCAAGCAACAAATAGATAGCAATGAGCACCGCGCCGAGCTCGCGAAAAAAAATGGTGTCAATACTCACAACAGGGTGTACAATCCAGAGGAGGATGAGGCTGTGATGGGCGTGATGAGGGATTTTGAGGGCGCGTCGGTCGTCGGCTGCTGTGATTTGATTTCTGAGTAG
- a CDS encoding YbaB/EbfC family nucleoid-associated protein has protein sequence MPFDDQKFSDLQNAIKKKLGELRVCQEPKSFDGQSLGGRVRVKIVLSDFLEYKVQEVKIDPSVLEGQAFVVEDLIKAAFDDAFKKSVEHNKGLIGSLMSFRF, from the coding sequence ATGCCCTTTGATGACCAGAAGTTTTCCGATCTCCAGAATGCCATAAAGAAGAAGCTTGGCGAGCTTCGCGTGTGCCAGGAACCCAAATCTTTCGATGGACAATCGTTGGGTGGCAGGGTGCGCGTTAAGATAGTGCTGTCGGACTTTTTGGAGTACAAAGTTCAAGAGGTTAAGATTGACCCATCGGTTCTGGAAGGCCAGGCTTTTGTGGTGGAAGACCTAATTAAGGCCGCATTCGATGATGCGTTTAAGAAGTCTGTAGAACACAACAAGGGTCTCATTGGTTCGCTAATGTCTTTCCGTTTCTAG
- a CDS encoding aspartate-semialdehyde dehydrogenase encodes MSRIAVVGATGNVGRMVLKVLSERGFPVDEVVALSSVESTGKRLSYGENTEIKCSNLDEYDFRKSELAIFATSDAVSERYVGKAAQCGCVAVDSSSHYRMDDDIPLVIPEVNRAAIASYASRNIVASPNCSTTQMLVVLNSLHGVAGIKRVVVATYQSVSGAGRGAMSELYDQTKAMFVNRKVEPNEFPRQIAFNCIPHVGEFLEDCSTTEERKMCAETRKIMGNDIKVSATCVRVPVFVCHSQALNIEFHSAISVDAAYEALSEAPGVLVLGNESSMQYVTPIDCVDDDAVYVSRIRRDATVPYGLSMWVVSDNLRKGAALNLVQIAQILVEEYL; translated from the coding sequence ATGAGTCGTATAGCTGTAGTTGGAGCTACTGGAAACGTGGGGAGGATGGTGCTAAAGGTGCTCAGCGAACGCGGTTTTCCCGTTGATGAAGTGGTGGCGCTTTCCTCGGTTGAGTCTACAGGTAAACGCCTAAGCTATGGCGAAAACACTGAAATCAAGTGCAGCAATCTGGATGAGTACGATTTCCGCAAATCTGAGCTAGCCATTTTCGCTACCAGTGATGCTGTATCAGAGAGGTATGTTGGCAAGGCAGCACAGTGTGGTTGTGTAGCTGTTGATAGCTCGTCTCACTACCGTATGGATGATGATATTCCATTAGTTATCCCAGAGGTTAATAGGGCCGCCATAGCCTCGTATGCTAGTAGAAACATTGTTGCCAGCCCAAACTGCTCAACCACGCAGATGTTAGTGGTGCTCAACTCGTTGCATGGGGTGGCGGGAATAAAGCGGGTGGTGGTGGCAACGTACCAGTCCGTTTCTGGTGCTGGGAGAGGCGCGATGTCTGAGTTGTATGATCAGACTAAGGCTATGTTTGTCAATAGGAAGGTTGAACCAAACGAGTTTCCAAGGCAGATAGCCTTCAATTGCATTCCGCACGTGGGCGAATTTTTAGAAGATTGCTCCACAACCGAAGAGCGGAAAATGTGTGCTGAGACGAGAAAGATCATGGGGAATGACATAAAAGTTTCCGCGACATGCGTCAGGGTTCCCGTATTCGTGTGTCACTCACAGGCTCTGAATATCGAGTTTCATAGCGCAATTTCTGTGGATGCAGCATACGAAGCGTTAAGCGAGGCACCGGGCGTCCTCGTGCTTGGTAACGAGAGCAGCATGCAATACGTAACCCCGATAGACTGCGTTGATGATGATGCGGTATATGTATCCAGAATCCGTAGGGATGCAACGGTGCCCTATGGGTTGAGTATGTGGGTGGTGTCTGACAACCTTAGAAAGGGTGCAGCGTTGAACTTGGTGCAAATAGCCCAAATTTTGGTTGAAGAGTACCTCTAG
- a CDS encoding Bax inhibitor-1 family protein, with translation MNDYSAQFQSAYYCAGLRSYLVKVYNYMAAALGLTGVVALMTSFSHGLMSVLYGTPLHWVVSLAPIVMVFFLSSKVHSMSMQAVFAVFFGFAAMMGLSLSYMFMVYTAHSIARVFFISSAMFGVMAFYGNTTKRDLSKFGTFLIMGVVGILIASVVNIFMASGPLYFAISLVAVVVFTAMTAFDAQRIKDMYYRFNDGSEVTSSKMAVMGATSLYFNYINIFLSLLHLMGDRK, from the coding sequence ATGAATGATTACAGTGCCCAGTTCCAAAGCGCTTACTACTGCGCAGGGCTCAGGAGCTACTTGGTTAAGGTATATAACTACATGGCTGCAGCCCTGGGGCTCACCGGTGTTGTTGCTTTGATGACTTCCTTTTCTCATGGGTTGATGAGCGTGCTTTATGGAACCCCACTACATTGGGTGGTGTCCCTTGCCCCTATTGTTATGGTGTTCTTCCTCTCTTCCAAGGTGCATAGCATGAGCATGCAGGCGGTGTTTGCGGTGTTTTTCGGGTTTGCCGCCATGATGGGGCTGTCCCTCTCGTACATGTTTATGGTGTATACCGCGCACAGTATAGCTCGGGTTTTCTTCATATCCTCTGCCATGTTCGGCGTGATGGCGTTCTACGGTAATACCACTAAGAGGGACCTATCTAAATTTGGTACTTTCCTCATCATGGGGGTTGTCGGGATATTGATAGCCTCGGTCGTGAATATATTCATGGCAAGCGGCCCGTTGTACTTTGCTATATCCTTGGTTGCTGTGGTGGTGTTTACGGCGATGACTGCCTTCGATGCCCAGCGCATCAAAGACATGTACTACCGGTTCAATGACGGTTCTGAGGTTACTTCCAGTAAGATGGCTGTCATGGGTGCAACCAGCCTGTACTTTAACTATATAAACATTTTCCTTAGCCTCTTGCACCTAATGGGGGATCGCAAGTAG
- the tsaE gene encoding tRNA (adenosine(37)-N6)-threonylcarbamoyltransferase complex ATPase subunit type 1 TsaE, protein MAGTLSKSLAGDMVVAISGDLGVGKTEFCKAIILELSGASFLGSPTFGIIHEYECPGFLLYHVDLYRLSSVKEVQEAGVFDVLAGNLVLVEWPEILGNCVKFDLELNITYSSAGSDMRDIAIRGDS, encoded by the coding sequence GTGGCGGGCACCCTTTCTAAGTCCTTGGCGGGGGATATGGTGGTTGCTATCAGTGGGGACTTAGGCGTTGGGAAAACTGAGTTTTGCAAGGCGATTATTCTTGAGTTGTCGGGTGCCAGCTTTCTTGGCAGCCCTACGTTTGGTATAATCCACGAATATGAGTGCCCTGGGTTCCTTTTGTATCACGTAGACTTATACAGGCTCTCTTCCGTTAAGGAAGTGCAGGAGGCCGGTGTTTTTGACGTTTTAGCCGGCAATTTGGTGCTTGTCGAGTGGCCCGAGATTCTTGGTAATTGCGTGAAGTTTGATTTGGAGCTCAATATCACCTATTCCAGTGCGGGTAGCGATATGCGTGATATTGCGATACGGGGAGACTCCTGA
- the infC gene encoding translation initiation factor IF-3 — protein MERKGPRINELITAKRVRLVDEKGSMVGIVDIGEAIATAREAELDLVEVVSDGELPVCKIFNYSKQKYNKKKSVGPRKNKSSSLKELKFRLNIEDNDYNIKLNNLKGFIEKGNKVKVSIRFVGRELQYKEVGLGILDRLVNDTEGVARPESSPRMDGNVMSMVFGSKGSGSSSSSLQ, from the coding sequence GTGGAGAGAAAAGGGCCAAGAATTAACGAATTGATAACCGCTAAGAGAGTTAGGCTCGTTGATGAGAAGGGTTCTATGGTTGGCATAGTTGATATAGGCGAGGCTATTGCCACGGCTAGGGAAGCGGAGCTGGATTTAGTTGAGGTAGTGAGCGATGGAGAACTCCCGGTATGCAAGATATTCAACTACAGCAAGCAAAAGTACAACAAGAAAAAGTCTGTTGGGCCCAGGAAAAACAAGTCCTCCTCACTCAAAGAACTGAAGTTCAGGCTAAACATTGAGGATAACGACTATAACATTAAGCTCAACAACCTCAAAGGATTCATAGAGAAGGGGAATAAGGTTAAGGTATCTATAAGGTTTGTGGGACGTGAGCTTCAGTATAAGGAAGTGGGGTTAGGTATTCTAGATCGTTTAGTGAATGATACTGAAGGAGTTGCTAGACCAGAGTCTTCTCCTAGAATGGATGGAAATGTGATGAGTATGGTCTTTGGTAGTAAGGGGAGTGGTTCTTCCTCTTCTTCATTGCAGTAG
- the thrS gene encoding threonine--tRNA ligase has product MINITTSFPNKTAAAFHKHVTGSEVASAMFPEIAGSIVALFVDGNLQDLATPISKDGSVDPVTIESNTGMDIIRHDAAHIMARAVREIFPDTKLAIGPTIENGFYYDFDLSHSLSEKDFEAIERKMADIIAKDERFVREVWPRERAIKFFEDLGEHYKLEILSKVPLGEEITVYKHGEFVDLCRGPHAPSARYVKAFKLTKISGAYWLGDQKNKMLQRVYGTAWHSSEALASYIHNMQEAEKRDHRKIAKDLGWFHIQNEALGQVFWHDKGWVIYRTIEEYIRCKLEKHGYLEVKTPIMLDRKLWEKSGHWEKFKENMFVVENDKKELAIKPMNCPCHVQIFKSKIRSYKELPIRMAEFGMCHRNEPSGSLYGLMRVRGFTQDDAHIFCTHEQVRDEVLRFYELLMEVYKDFGFDSVTVKLSDRPENRIGSDEIWDRSEQSLMEPMNALGVQYTINKGEGAFYGPKLEFTLKDSIGREWQCGTVQLDFVLPDRLGAYYIGEDGKKHIPVIIHRAILGTIERFIGILIEHYAGNIPVWLAPVQLEILTVSGEVEEYARGLMEMALQKNVRVELNSTEENISHKIRKAIFNKVPIVWVVGKSEAGDGCVSVRRYGSGETCRMAADKALKTLLTCVSMR; this is encoded by the coding sequence ATGATAAACATTACCACCTCTTTTCCCAACAAGACAGCGGCGGCGTTTCACAAGCATGTCACGGGTTCCGAGGTGGCATCGGCCATGTTCCCTGAAATAGCAGGGTCTATAGTTGCGCTATTTGTTGATGGAAATTTACAAGATCTAGCAACCCCAATAAGCAAAGATGGCTCTGTTGACCCGGTAACAATAGAAAGCAATACTGGAATGGATATAATCAGGCATGACGCGGCCCACATTATGGCTAGGGCAGTAAGAGAGATCTTCCCTGATACTAAGCTGGCAATAGGCCCCACCATCGAGAATGGATTCTATTATGACTTTGACCTCTCCCATAGCCTGTCTGAGAAAGACTTTGAGGCCATAGAGAGAAAGATGGCAGACATTATTGCCAAAGACGAAAGGTTTGTTAGGGAAGTTTGGCCCAGGGAACGCGCGATAAAATTCTTCGAAGATTTGGGCGAGCACTACAAATTAGAAATCCTATCCAAAGTTCCCTTAGGCGAGGAGATAACTGTCTACAAACATGGAGAGTTCGTGGATCTTTGTAGGGGGCCACATGCCCCATCTGCTAGGTACGTCAAAGCATTTAAGCTCACCAAAATTTCCGGGGCGTATTGGCTTGGAGACCAAAAAAACAAGATGTTGCAGCGAGTTTATGGCACCGCATGGCACAGCAGCGAAGCGCTTGCGTCCTACATTCACAACATGCAAGAAGCAGAAAAGAGAGATCATAGAAAAATAGCTAAAGATTTGGGATGGTTTCACATACAAAATGAAGCGCTCGGTCAGGTGTTCTGGCACGACAAAGGGTGGGTGATATACCGCACCATCGAAGAATACATAAGGTGCAAACTCGAGAAGCACGGGTATCTTGAGGTAAAAACTCCGATAATGCTCGACAGAAAGCTGTGGGAAAAGTCAGGCCATTGGGAGAAGTTTAAAGAAAACATGTTCGTAGTGGAGAACGACAAGAAAGAACTCGCTATAAAACCGATGAACTGCCCATGCCACGTACAGATATTCAAATCAAAGATAAGAAGTTACAAGGAGCTACCTATCCGCATGGCGGAATTTGGTATGTGCCACAGAAACGAGCCCTCGGGTTCGCTTTACGGGCTTATGAGAGTTCGTGGGTTTACACAAGATGACGCACACATATTCTGCACGCATGAGCAGGTCAGAGACGAAGTGCTGCGATTTTATGAGCTACTCATGGAGGTATACAAGGATTTTGGTTTCGATAGCGTCACAGTAAAACTCTCAGATCGTCCAGAAAACAGAATAGGGTCTGATGAGATATGGGATAGATCTGAGCAATCTCTAATGGAGCCCATGAATGCATTGGGAGTGCAATATACAATCAATAAGGGAGAGGGGGCCTTCTACGGCCCTAAGTTAGAGTTTACCCTCAAAGATTCAATAGGTAGGGAGTGGCAGTGCGGCACTGTGCAGCTGGATTTCGTACTACCCGACAGACTAGGTGCATATTATATAGGCGAGGACGGGAAAAAGCACATTCCAGTGATTATACACCGGGCTATTTTGGGGACCATTGAGAGGTTTATCGGCATTCTAATTGAGCATTACGCAGGCAATATTCCTGTGTGGCTCGCCCCGGTACAGCTAGAAATACTCACCGTAAGTGGGGAGGTAGAAGAGTATGCCAGAGGGTTGATGGAAATGGCATTACAGAAAAATGTACGTGTGGAATTAAACTCTACGGAGGAAAACATAAGCCACAAAATACGTAAAGCCATTTTTAACAAAGTACCAATAGTATGGGTGGTGGGAAAGAGCGAGGCAGGAGACGGTTGTGTGTCCGTAAGGCGTTACGGGTCGGGTGAGACTTGTCGAATGGCGGCCGATAAAGCGTTGAAAACGCTGCTGACTTGTGTTAGCATGCGCTAG